In one Pseudomonas sp. SCA2728.1_7 genomic region, the following are encoded:
- a CDS encoding OprD family porin encodes MIDRAPLRLTLLTLLCGLNPTAHASGFFDDAKSEILSRNFFLSNDYRSPSPSGKNYKQEWAQGFIGTFSSGFTAGTVGFGIDAHAFTGLKLDGGRGHSGTGLLPVDSDGRSENDYSSAGGALKLKASRTTLAFGEMTVETPVFDTSDKRLQPEYASGFLLNSAELDHVNLVAGHFTAFKNQDSSSGKGDFYGYGANTEAGGISFLGADLFADTPIGGALYASELSDTWHQYYGNLHFKQSGVLLDANLYHTRDTGRALAGAIDNTAFSLSGKYAFGPHAVMLGWQRINGDTPFDFVGGDSIYLANSIKYADFNGANELSWQARYDLDLGALGIPGLSFMTRYVSGSHIDGTHAPKGGAYNPFDPDSGSYQPQQGDGGKHWERDIDLKYVVQSGAAKDLSVQVSHVSHRANEAQAGDDIDRIYVVIQYPLGF; translated from the coding sequence ATGATCGACCGCGCCCCTTTGCGTCTCACCCTCCTCACGCTGCTCTGCGGTCTGAACCCAACCGCCCACGCCAGCGGTTTTTTCGACGACGCCAAAAGCGAAATCCTCAGCCGCAACTTCTTCCTCAGCAACGACTACCGCTCGCCCTCACCGTCGGGCAAAAACTACAAACAGGAATGGGCTCAGGGCTTTATCGGCACCTTCTCATCTGGTTTCACAGCAGGAACAGTCGGTTTCGGCATTGACGCCCACGCCTTCACCGGGCTGAAACTGGACGGAGGTCGAGGCCATTCCGGCACCGGTTTGTTGCCAGTGGACAGCGACGGTCGCAGCGAAAACGATTACTCCAGCGCCGGCGGCGCGCTCAAGCTGAAAGCCTCGCGCACCACCCTCGCCTTCGGTGAAATGACCGTCGAAACCCCGGTGTTCGACACCTCCGACAAACGCCTGCAACCGGAGTACGCCAGCGGGTTTCTGCTCAACAGTGCCGAGCTCGATCACGTCAATCTGGTGGCCGGGCATTTCACTGCGTTCAAGAATCAGGACAGCTCATCCGGCAAAGGCGATTTCTACGGCTATGGCGCCAATACCGAGGCCGGCGGGATCAGTTTCCTCGGCGCCGACCTGTTCGCTGACACCCCGATTGGCGGCGCGTTGTACGCGTCTGAACTCAGCGATACCTGGCACCAGTACTACGGCAATCTGCATTTCAAGCAGTCCGGCGTGCTGCTCGATGCCAACCTCTACCACACCCGCGACACCGGCCGCGCGCTGGCCGGCGCCATCGACAACACCGCGTTCAGCCTGTCCGGCAAATATGCCTTCGGCCCACATGCAGTGATGCTCGGCTGGCAACGGATCAACGGTGACACGCCGTTCGACTTCGTGGGCGGCGACTCGATCTACCTCGCCAACTCGATCAAATACGCCGACTTCAACGGCGCCAACGAACTCTCATGGCAAGCGCGCTACGACCTCGACCTCGGCGCCTTGGGCATCCCCGGCCTGAGCTTCATGACCCGCTACGTCAGCGGCAGCCACATCGACGGCACCCACGCGCCCAAGGGCGGCGCCTACAACCCGTTCGATCCTGACAGCGGCAGTTACCAGCCGCAGCAAGGCGATGGCGGCAAACACTGGGAGCGCGATATCGATTTGAAATACGTCGTGCAATCGGGCGCGGCGAAGGATTTGTCGGTGCAGGTGTCGCATGTTTCGCACCGGGCCAATGAGGCGCAGGCAGGGGATGATATTGACCGGATCTACGTGGTGATCCAGTACCCACTTGGTTTCTAA